In the genome of Fulvivirga maritima, one region contains:
- a CDS encoding COG4315 family predicted lipoprotein translates to MEPTGDIQGDGKGGAFFVAKPDYTIMLGRQTINGGDDQTAYIVDGLGVSLYDFTNDEANVSNCSGGCAEAWPPFNTEDMILPSILSANDFDSFQREDELGYQVTFKGNPLYYFNNDNKTRGNVLGEGGANGQFFVVKPSL, encoded by the coding sequence TTGGAACCAACTGGAGACATCCAGGGTGACGGGAAAGGAGGAGCTTTCTTTGTGGCTAAACCAGACTATACTATTATGCTGGGCAGACAAACAATCAATGGAGGAGACGATCAGACCGCATATATTGTAGATGGCTTAGGTGTTAGCTTGTATGACTTCACTAATGATGAGGCAAATGTAAGTAACTGCTCAGGTGGTTGTGCAGAAGCCTGGCCTCCATTCAATACAGAAGACATGATATTGCCTTCTATATTAAGTGCAAATGATTTTGATTCTTTCCAAAGAGAAGATGAACTGGGCTACCAGGTAACATTTAAAGGAAACCCATTATACTATTTTAATAATGATAATAAAACACGCGGTAATGTGCTTGGTGAAGGTGGAGCTAACGGACAGTTTTTTGTGGTGAAACCCTCTTTATAA